TTGGACCCGATGACTGGACCAGTGGCACCCGCGCTGACGGTACGGTTCGACGGGTCCCAACGGACCTTCGCCGCGGGCAATGATGTGGTGATCGGTCGCGACCTGCGTGCTGACGTGCGCATCGCGCATCCCCTGATCTCGCGGGCGCACCTTGTCCTGCGCATCGACCGGGGACGCTGGCAGGCGATCGACAACGGCTCGCTCAACGGCATGTACGTACACGGCCGCCGGGTCCCGGCCGTCGACATCGCCGACGGCATGACGATCAACATCGGCAACCCCGACGGCCCCCTGCTCAGTTTCGAGTTGGGCCGCAACACCGGCTCGGTGGGCACGCCCCCGCCGACGGCCGCGGTGCCGGTGACGCGCCCACCGTTGGCCACCGGGCCGGGCGGCTACCCGAGCCAGCCCAGCGGGCCGATGTACCCGACCGGCGGCGCCGCCTACCGGACCGGCGCACCGCCGAGCACTCCCCCGCCGCGGCCGCCGTATCCGACCGGGCCGGGCGCGCAGTCCGGCTACCAGTCGCCGCCCTCGCAGCCCGTCTACCCGACCAGCGGCACCTACCCGACCGGATATCCGCCCAGCGCGTCGCAGCCGGTGCGCGAGCAGCCGCAGCCCGCGAACCTGCCCACCCAGATGGGGCCGGCCGCGGCCGCGCCCAAGTCCGCCGACGGCAACCTCGCCACCAGCATGCTCAAGATCCTGCGGCCGGGCCGGGCGCCGGAGGTGCCCGCGGGCGGGATCAAGATCGGTCGCGCCACCGACAACGACATCGTCATCCCCGACGTGCTGGCCTCCCGCCACCACGCCACCCTGGTCCCGGGTGCGGGCGGCACGCAGATCGTCGACAACCGCAGCATCAACGGCACGTTCGTCAACGGTCAGCGGGTCGACTCGGCGGTGTTGAACGACGGTGACGTCGTCACCATCGGCAACGTCGACCTCGTCTTCACCGGCGGCACCCTGGCGCGGCGCTCGGAGACCGAGGCCGCCACCCGCACCGGCGGACTCGAGGTCCGCGGCCTGACCTGGACCATCGAGAACAACAAGACGCTGCTGAACAACATCTCGATCGACGCGCGCCCCGGCACGCTGACCGCGGTGATCGGGCCGTCGGGCGCGGGCAAGTCGACCTTCGCCAAGCAGGTGGCGGGCCTGACCCATCCCACCAGCGGGACCGTCACCTTCGAGGGTCACGACATCCACGCCGACTACGCCTCGCTGCGCTCCCGGATCGGCATGGTCCCGCAGGACGACGTCGTGCACGGACAGCTGACCGTCGACCAGGCCCTGATGTACGCCGCGGAACTGCGGCTGCCGCCGGACACCACCGAGGCCGACCGCGCCCAGGTCGTCACGCAGGTGCTCGAAGAACTCGAGATGACCCAGCACCGCCAGACCCGGGTGGACAAGCTGTCCGGCGGTCAGCGCAAGCGCGCATCCGTGGCCCTCGAATTGCTCACCGGCCCATCGCTGTTGATTCTCGACGAGCCGACCTCGGGCCTGGACCCGGCGCTGGACCGTCAGGTCATGACCATGCTGCGCCAACTGGCCGACGCCGGCCGCGTGGTGCTGGTGGTCACCCACTCCCTGACCTATCTCGATGTCTGTGATCAGGTGCTGCTGCTCGCACCCGGCGGCAAGACCGCGTTCTACGGCCCGCCGAGTCAGATCGGACCCGAACTCGGGACCACCAACTGGGCCGACATCTTCTCCACGGTGGCCGGCGATCCCGACGCGGCCCATCATCGCTACCAGCAACGCACCGGTCCGACGCCGGCGCAACCGGCGGCGGCGACGCCCACCGATCTGGGCGCACCGGCGAAGACGAGTCTGCTGCGGCAGTTCTCCACGATCGCCCGTAGACAGATGCGGCTGATCATCGCCGACCGCGGATATTTCGCCTTCCTGGCGTTGCTGCCGTTCATCATGGGCGTGCTGTCGCTGTCGGTGCCCGGCGACGTCGGCTTCGGGATACCGGACCCGATGGGTGATGCGCCCAACGAGCCGGGCCAGATCCTGGTGTTGCTCAACGTGGGCGCCATCTTCATGGGCACCGCGCTCACCATTCGCGACCTCATCGGTGAACGTGCCATCTTCCGCCGCGAGCAGGCGGTCGGATTGTCCACCACCGCCTACCTTTTGGCCAAGGTCTGCGTGTACGCGGTGTTCGCCATCGTGCAGTCGACGATCGTCACCGCCATCACGATCATGGGCAAGGGCGCGCCGACCCAGGGGTCCATCGGCCTCGGCAATCCCACGCTGGATCTGTTCGTGGTGATGGGCGCGACCACGGTGACCTCGGCCATGGTGGGTCTGGCGCTCTCGGCGCTGGCCCGCACCAGCGAGCAGATCATGCCGCTGCTGGTGGTCGCGGTGATGAGCCAGCTGGTGTTCTCCGGCGGGATGATCCCGGTCACCGACCGGCTGGTCCTCGATCAGCTGTCCTGGGTGACCCCGGCCCGGTGGGGCTTCGCGGCCTCGGCGTCGACGGTGGACCTGATCCATCTGGTGCCCGGCCCGCTGACGCCCAAGGACGCGCTGTGGGAGCACAACTCGTCGACCTGGTTCTTCGACATGGCCATGCTGGCCCTGCTCAGCCTGGCTTACATGGCGTTCGTGCGGTGGAAGATCCGGCTCAAGGCCTGATCCGCAGAGCCCACCCGCCCAGAGTTGGGTTGTTGCACCCGTTTCGCGATCACCCCCCGCGAACATGCAACGCTCGGCGAGGCCGCTGCTTGACATCAAGCATTGTTGAGGTTCGACACTGGCCCGGATGAACACAACGGACGAGCAACACATCAGGGACCTCATCGCCGCGACCACCGAGCTATGGATCGCACACGACATGCCGGGCTGGGGTCGGCACTTCACCGAAGACGCAGACTTTGTCAGCCACGCCGGCCAGTGGTGGACGTCGCGCCACGACAACGTCGAAGGTCACCTCGACATCCCCGACAGCGTCGTCCCGCAGAAGCGCAATTACGTACAACGGGTCGAGTCCATCGCCGAAGTGGCAGCCGGGGTGGCGTTGGTACACACCCGTTGGGACTGGCCGGACCATCGCTCCCCCGGCTCAGAGGCGCAGGACCGGGCCGGCATCATCAGCTACGTCGTCGTGCGCAGGGACGACCGCTGGCGGATCCGGGCAGCCCACAACACCAGGATCAGCTAGTCCCCGCACATCCCACGCCGAGAGTTCGCCTGTTGTATGCGTTTCCCGAGTAGCCCCGCGGACAGGTCAGCTCTCGGCGAGGGTCAGCCCGTGGGCCGCCGCGAAGGCCAGCGCCTGCGGCACGTCGATCTTGGCCCCGCGCAGACCCGCGGTGGTCCACAACGTCGGATCGATCCGGGCCCCGCGCAGGTCGGCCTCGTCCAGGCGCGTCCCCTGGGTGCGCACACCGGACAGGTCCGCCCCGCGCAGCACGGCCTTGCGCAGGTCGGCGTCCACCAGGGAGGCCTCCCGGAGCCGGCAGCCGGACAGGTCCACGCCGCGCAGGTCGGCCCCGCCCAGCACGGCCAGGGAGAAATCGACCTCGTCGAAGGTCGCCGGCCGCAGCCGGCAGTTCAGGAACACCGAACCCATCATGCTGCAGTTGCGAAACGTGCTGTGCCACAGGGTTGCCCGCTCAAAGCGACAGTTCCGGAACGCGGAGCCGGCGTGCGTCGACTCGGACAGGTTCACCCCGCTGAAGTCGCAGCTGTCGAACACCACCCGCTCGGTGCTCAGGCCGGCGAGATCCTCGTCCCGGAAGTCCTGCTCACTGAACTCCCGGTCGGCCCAGATCACCCGGTGGCCGTCAGCGATTCCAGCGCGTACTCGCTGACGGCGATCAGCGCGTTCTTCGCCGAGGTGCGGTCGCGGGCGTCCACCGTGATCACCGGCACCCGCTCCGAGAGCGCCAACGCCTCCCGCACCTCCTCCACGGGGAAGCGTTGGGAGCCCTCGAACTCGTTGACCGCGATGATGAACGGGATCTTGCGGTTCTCGAAGAAGTCGATGGGGGCAAAGCTGTCCTCCAGCCGGCGGGTGTCCACCAGCACGATCGCGCCGATGGCGCCGTGCACCAGGTCATCCCACATGAACCAGAACCGGCGCTGCCCGGGTGTGCCGAACAGATACAGCACCAGGTCTTCGTCCAGCGTGATGCGGCCGAAGTCCATGGCCACGGTGGTGGTGGCCTTGCTCGGCGTGGCCTCCAGCCCGTCGACGCCGGCCGACGCGGTGGTCACCATCGCCTCGGTGCGCAGCGGCATGATCTCGGAAACCGAGCCCACGAAGGTGGTCTTACCGACGCCGAACCCGCCCGCGATGACGATCTTGGTCGATACAGCATCACGCCTCTCAGAGTGCGCGTAGCCCACGGAGGGTCCTTCCTATCAATTCGCGTCGTTCGTCGTATGTCGAGCGGTCGGTCAGAGTGGCGTGAACTTGAAGATAGCCCGAGGTCACCAGATCGCCGACGAGGACACGGGCCACCCCGAGCGGAACATCCAACAACGCTGAGATCTCCGCCACTGACGGGCTTTTGGTGCACAGCGTCACAATCCGACCGCGCATGTCGTTGGGCGGCCAGCGGTGGTGCAGCGCCGACTCCAGCGTGCGGATCGGCGCCTCCAGCGACAGTTCCACCGAGGTCTCGGTGCGGCCCGCGGTCAGCATGTACGGCCGCACGAGGCTCGCCTCGCGCGCCGGCACCGACCGTTCGAACATATTCATTCCAGTCTCGATCACATGCGCTGGGGCGCACGGCGGCGAGTGGACTGCACCGTGGCGCCCACCCGTTCCACCAGAATCGCCATCTCGTAACCAACTTGGCCGATATCACAGGACTTGGACGCCAGGGTCGCGAGTTGACTGCCGTCGCCGACCTGCATGATCAGCACGTACCCGTGATCCATCTCCACCACCGACTGCAGCACCCGCCCGCCGTCGAAAAGCTGTGCGGCACCGGCCGACAGGCTGGCCAGGCCGGAGGTGACGGCGGCGAGTTGATCGGCCCGCTCGGGTGGTAGATGCTCGCTGGCTGCGATCAGCAGACCGTCGACCGACACCAGGACGGCGTGGGCGACGCCGGGCACGTCACGCGCGAACTTCGAGACCAACCAATCCAGCGGGTTCTCATGCTGTGAACCTTGCGGGTAAGTCATTGCTCATCGAGTCCTTGAGTTGTGTTGCGGGCGTGCGAGCGTGCGGCGCGCACACCGCCGAAATGATTGCTCATCGAGGCGCGGATCGCCTGCGGATCGCGCCCCGGGTGACTGTCGTTCGATTCTGCGTCGGCCTTGCTGTCCTCTGCTTCCTCCTGCGCCTGGTCGGCCTGCCCGGGCGGGGTGGCACCACCGGGGATCAGCCGGGCGCCGGGCGCACGCACCGGCAGACCTTGCCCGGTGCGCTTTTCGATCGGCACGTTCTCGGCATCGGCGGCCGCCGCCCAGCCGTTGTCCCACACCGACTTCCAGTCCTGGGGCACCGCCAGCTGCTGCACCTCGGCCGGATCGAGCCATTCCGAGACCATGTTCTGATAGATCAGGTCCACCGATCCCACCGGGATCGGCCCCGTGACCGGGGCCATCTCGTCGGCCAACCGATCCATGTCGGACAGGTCGATCGAGCCCGTACCGGCGGTGTCTTCGGCCTCTCGGGCCCCTTCGACCTCCGGGGCCTCCACAGCCTCGGGGACGTCCCCAGCCTCGTCGGCCGCCGGAGCCGCTGCCTCCTGCGCCGGTGCCACGTCGTCGGCGGCGTCGGCCTCCGGCCCGTCGGCGGCGACGGGCTCCTCGGATTCCGTGTCGTCGACGATCAGTTCCGGCGCGTCCTCGTCGAGGTCGTCGTCGAGGACCTCCTCGAGCGCCTCGTCCAGCGCCTCCGGTTCCGGCGGCGGCTGCTGCCGGGCCCGCCGCCGCGAGGCGAAAAAGCCCGCGGTGTTGGACGGGGCCTCGACCGGTGCCGGCTCGGGTGAGTCGGACGCGCTGGTCCACCACTCCTCGGCCGGGCGGGCCGGCTGGTCCGCCCCGACCTCGGTGAACAGGTGGTCGCGGGGCGTGGCGATGGCGCTGGAACCGGGAGTGCGCCGCGGCAACACCGACACCGACGCCTCCCCGTCCGCCGGTTCGCTGTCGGGTTCGTAGCGGATGTCGAAGTCGTCGTCCGGCGCCGGTTCGGCCGCCGCGGCCGGCTCGGTGACGGGCTCGGGCACCTCGGGTTCGACGGCCTCCGGCACCTCCGGCTCGACGGCCTCCGGCACCTCCGGCGCGATGGCCTCGGCCTGCACCGCCACGGCGGGCTGGTCCTCGGGGTCGGCGAACGCGCCGAAGTCGGCGAACGGCGCGGGTTCGGTGGCCCGGGGCGCCGGGGCGTAGCCGTCGAGCAGTTCGGGCGGCAGATACACCTGCGCGATGGTTCCCGTGCCGGTGGCGCCCGGCAGCAACCGCACCGTCATGCCGTGCTGGCGCGCCAGCCGGCCGACCACGAACAGGCCCATGTGCCGGGTGTTGTCGGGGGTCACCTCGCCGCCGGCGTTGAGCCGCATGTTCGCGATGCGCAGGTCGGCGTCGGTCATGCCGAGCCCGGCGTCGTTGATGTCGATCAGGACACCGGAATCGCTGGTCTGCACGGCGGTCACCCGCACCCGCGACGTCGGCGGCGAGTACTGCAGCGCGTTGTCGATCAGTTCGGCGAGCAGGTGCACCGAATCGCCCGCCGCGGCGGCGATCACCGAGCAGTCCGGCACCATCCCGGTCTCGACCCGCTGATAGTCCTCGACCTCGCTGGCCGCGGCGTTGATCAGGGAGTTCAGCGGGACCGGCTGCCCCTGTTCCCGGCCGACCTGCGCGCCGGCGAGCACCAGCAGGTTGGCGCCATTGCGCCGCATCCGGGTGGCGAGGTGGTCGAGCCGGAACAGGCTGTCGAGCCGCTCCGGGTCTTCCTCGTTGCGCTCCAGGCGGTCGATCAGCGACAGCTGCTGGTCCACCAGCGTCTTGTTGCGCCGCGACAACGTCTCGAACATGTCGTTGACCATCACCCGTAGCCGCGCCTCGTCGCCGGCCAGCAGCAGCGCCTGGGTGTGCAGTTCGTCGACGGCGTGGGCGAGCTGGCCCACTTCCTCGGTCGTGTAGATGGGCAGCGGGTCGGGCTCGCGCTCGTCACCGGCCTTGACCCGCTCGACCCCGGCGGCGAGATCCTCGTGCGCGATCTTGAGTGCACCGTCGCGCAGCGTGCGCAGGGGGCGGATCAACGACCGCGCCACCCACCACACGATGAGCAGCGCGACCAGGATGGCGGCGACCACCAGGACCGCATCGCGGATCGCGTCGTTGCGCTGTGCGTCGGCGGCCCCGTCGACCGTGGCGATCATGGCGGGCGTGACGTTGTCGATCACGTCCCGGGCGATCGCGTCGGTGGCGTCCAGCGAGGTGAGCATCGTCTGGCTGCCGACCACCGGCACCGCCGGATCGGCCATCATCGACAGCCGCAGCACCATCTGACGGCGCAACTCCGCGGCCTCTTCGGAGTTGTTGCCCAGCAGCGCGGACACCCCGGTGACGTTGGACGGTTCGGTCCCGGCCAGCGCGATCATCGAGGACCGCACGTAGGGCTCGGGCAGTTCGGCTCCGCGTTGGACCAGCAGGCGCTGGATCATCATCTGCCCGTGCGTGCCGACCGCACGCGCCAACCCGTCGGCCTGGCGGCGCACCGCGGCGTCCTCGACGCCCACCGACCCGGTGATCGCGGTCTCGGAGCTCAGCAGCAGCGGCGCGAAATCGGTGACCCGTCCCGGTAGCTCGGCGGGACTGGGCCCGGCGTTGGCGACCAGTTCCTGGCCCTGCTCGGTCAGCGTGGTGACGGCCTGGCGGACCTCGTCGCTGATGTCGTCGTCGGTCTGGGCCAGCAGTTCCGCGCGGCGGGCCTCGAAGTTGGCCTGGACTTCCTCGGAGGCCGCCATCGACGGGACCGTGAACAGCGCCTCCTCCAGCGCGCTCATGTAGTCGATGATGGCGGGCACCAATTCCGCGCGGTCAGCGGCCAAGCGCAGGTCGCGGGCCTCGGTGAAGCTGGAGTAGATGCGGAATCCGCCGAACACCGCTGCCAGCAGCAGCGGCAGCAACGCGATGGCGAAGACCTTCCAGCGCACCGGCCAGTTCTGCGGCGAGAAGCGGCCGGGCCGTTTCGCCGGCGCCGCCTCGGTGGACGGCTCCGCCTCCGCCGCGAAGGGGTCGGCGGGCAGCGCGTCAAGATCTGACCCCAGGGGTTCGTTGAACGCCGGGGGCTTGTCGAACATGGTCACCGGGCAGCGCCCCCCGCCGATGCCGGGCTCGCCCCACTCGCGATCGCACCGCTGTTATTCAGTGTTTCCGCCTTCATCCGACTTCCCGCTCATTTCGACCCGGGCACGGTGTTGGCGGCCGGGCGTAATTCGCATGGCAATTGCAGAAGTATGACAGTCCCCAGCAGGGTGTTCCAACGTTCTCACCGAACGGAGCGGCCACGACGGCCCTGGTAGACAATGTCGGGCAAACTCGCAACAGCACCGAAGGGAAGCCGTCCAATGTTCGCGTTGCTGTTCTACTCGCCGCGCATTGCGCCCAATACCGGCAACGCGATCCGGATGGTCTCCGGCACCGGCGCCGATCTGCATTTGGTCGAGCCTTTGGGCTTTGACCTGTCCGAACCCAAGCTGCGGCGCGCCGGACTGGACTACCACGACTTGGCGTCGGTGTCGGTCCACGCATCGCTGGCGGCGGCTTGGGACGTGCTGATGCCGGCGCGGGTGTACGCATTCACGGCGCATGCCGAGACGTCTTTCGCCGACATTAGCTACCGTTCTGGCGACGTGCTGATGTTCGGCCCGGAACCCACCGGGTTGGACGCGCAGACCCTTGCCGATCCGCACATCACCGCTACGGTGCGCATCCCCATGCTGGCCGGACGACGGTCGATGAACCTGTCCAACGCCGCCGCCGTTGCGGTTTACGAAGCGTGGCGGCAGAACGGCTTCGCCGGCGCCGAGTAGCCCCGGCGCCGGGCGCTCACCAGCTGTCCCAGTGCGTCAACTGCTCGGCCGGCAGCCGCTGGGCGCGCTTGAACTCGGTGCCCTTGGTATAGGCGATGGGGAACAGTCCCCCTTGCGCGTACTGGTCGAACGGAATCCCCAGGAGCTCGGCGGCCTGCTTCTCCCCGTCGCCGATCAGGTGCAGCGTGGTCCACGCCGAGCCCAGACCCCGCGAACGCAACGCCAGCATGAAGCTCCACACCGCGGGCAGCAGGGAGCCCCAGAACGGCGCGCTCATCCCGGCCGGCGCCCCGTCGGGTCGGCCCTCCAGGCACGGGATCATCAGCACCGGCGCCTTCTCGAAGTTCTCGTTGAGGTACTTGGCCGAGCTCTGCACGGCGTCGAGTTGTTGGTCCCGGATGTCCCCGCGCTCGGGCTTGGGCAGGTCCAGGTAGGGGGTCGCGTTGCTGCGGTAGATGTCGGCGAGCGCCTTCTTCTTCGCCGCGTCCTCGACGAACACCCACTGCCAGCCCTGCGCGTTGGAGCCGGTGGGCGCCTGCAGCGCCAGCTCCAGGCACTCCATGATCACGTCGCGGGGTACGGGCTTGTCGAAGTCGAGCCGCTTACGGACCGAGCGCGTGGTGGTCAGGACTTCGTCGAAGGACAGGTTCAGGGACATGCTTCCGAGACTAATGGCTGCGGGGTCAGCCGAACCGGGAGTAACACAGTTCGAGGTCGCCGAGCAGCCCGGAGCGATAGGCCACGATCCGGGTGAAACCGGCCGGCACCGTGGCACCGGTGACGTTGCTCGCCGCGATCCCGTTGACCAACAGGCCGGCCACCGCCTCGTCGACGTCACCGGCGCTGAGCACCAACTGCCGGCCCGGCACCCGCTCGGCCATCGCCTGCTGGGCGAAGCCGGTCAGGCAGGCCGTGCGCAGCGCCGCTTCGGCCGTGTCCAGCGACACCCCGCGCTCGCGCTGCACGGCCAGCACGTAGCGCGACGTCAGCGCCGAGATCGCGGTGTTGTCTCCCTGCAGCAGAACCAGATTCCGGTACTCACTGGCCGGGGTGGCGAACTCCTGCAGGGCTGGCAGGTCGACGCCGACGGTGTTGTCGTCCGGGCAGTAGGCCACCGGGGCACCCGGCTGCGGGCTGCCGCAGTCGTCGGGGTCCAGGGACAGCGTCGGCGGGTGGGGCAGGTCGAAGATCGTGTCCAGGTCGTCCATCAGCGCGGCCAGCACGGACTCGTCGAGGGTGACATCGACGGACTCGACCTTCCCGTCGGCGCTCATCTCGAGATTGCGGGGCAGGTCTCCGCGGCGCTGGGCCACCTCGGCCTCGTCGATGGCCGCGCAGGTCTGTGCGCCGTTGATGAAGCCCAGTTGGAACGCGCTGATCCGGTCCAGCGCGTTGCCGTGCTCGGCGACGTCGAGCATCTCGGCGACGATCTCGGGCACCAGGGGGTCGCGGATGGTGAGCGCGGCCGCCAGCACGTGGTTGAGCCCGTCGCCGGTGTCCAGGGTGAAGCGCGGCGAATTGCCCTCGACCACCCAACGCTGGTGCGCCCCGGCGAAGCAGTCCGCCTGCTGCTCGATCACCAGCGGCGAGGTGTCCTCTTCGAGCAGTCCGGCCATCCGCTGCACGGCGTGCCCGTACTCGTGGGCGATCAACGCCACCACCGACATGTCCCCGAAGAACTTCTGCCCGACGGGCACCATGACGCCGCGGTCCCAGGCCATCAGGTCCAGCGGCGGGCAGAAGAAGGCGTTGACCAATTTGTAGGTACGCCCGCCGCACACCCGGGGGCTCGACGGGTCGTTCGAGTCGTACGAGACCAACCGTTCGACGGGTTCGAAGTCACCGGGCAAGGCGTCCGCGTAGTGCTGCGACCAGAAGTCGGCGACGTCGTTGACCGCCAGCAGCGCCAACCGGTCGATGTCACCGCCGTCGGTGTGGAGCACCACCCCGACCGGGTCCGGGGCGTCGGCGCGCAGGCCGCTGGGGCCGTCGACGGCGGGCAAGCCGCCCACCCGGAACGGGTCGTAGAGCGGCGAGACCGCCTCGCCGCCGACGGTGCTGCTGCAGCCGGTGAGCAGCCCCGCGGTCACCGCCGCGGCCGTCAGGGTGCTCGCCAGTGCGCGCCCGATTGTCATCGTGTCCCCTCACGGCAGGCCGAATCGTCGGAACAACTATGACTCAGCGGAAGTCCCGCGACCGCGAACCCACCCTCATGTCGATCGGATCCATCCGGTCGGCGACGACGGTGACGGCGCCGCTGGCGTTCTGCACGATGCCGCGGATCACCAGCGCCGGCGCCGTCTGGGCCAGTTTGCGGTACCGCGACCACACCCCGGGTGAGCACAGGATGTTGACCATCCCGGTCTCGTCCTCGAGGTTCAGGAAGGTCACCCCCTGCGCCGTCGCGGGCCGCTGCCGATGGGTGACCGCCCCGGCCACCAGCAGCCGGGTGCCGTCCGGGACGGACAACAGCCGCTCGGCCGGCACCACCCCGCGCGCATCCAGGTCGGCGCGCAGGAACTGCATCGGGTAGCTGTCCGGCGAGATGCCGGTGGCCCAGACGTCGGCGGCCGCCAACTCCAGCGCACTCATCCCGGGCAGCGCCGGAACATGGGACGACGTCCCCACTCCCGGGAGCCGGTCCGGTCGTTCGGCGGCGGCGGCCCCGGCCGCCCACAGCGCCTCGCGGCGGCTGATGCCGAAACAATTCAGCGCGCCCGCCGTCGCCAGGGCCTCGGTCTGCGGCACCGACAGCGGCACCCGGCCGGTGAGGTCCACCAGGGATTCGAACGGGCCGCCCCGGTCGCGCTCGGCCACCAGCCGCTGCGCCAACTCGTCCCCGATGTGCCGCACGGCCCCCAGCCCCAGCCGCACGTCGTCCCCGGCGTTCTCCAGGGTGGCGTGGGCCAGGCTCGCGTTCACGCACGCCCCGTGCACCCGCACCCCGTGCCGGCGGGCATCGGCGACCAATGACTGTGGCGAGTAGAAGCCCATCGGCTGGGCACGCAGCAGCGCGGCGCAGAACGCCGCGGGGTGATGCAGTTTGAGCCACGACGAGTAGAAGACCAGCGAGGCGAAGCTCAGCGCGTGGCTCTCCGGGAAGCCGAAGTTGGCGAACGCCTCCAGCTTCTCGTAGATCCGTTCGGCCAACGGCCCGGCGATCCCGTGTTTTTCGCGCAGACCGTCGTAGAAGCGGCCGCGCAGCCGGCGCATCTTCTCGGTGGAGCGCTTGGAGCCCATGGCCCGGCGCAGCTGGTCGGCCTCGGCCGGCGAGAATCCCGCGCAGTCCACCGCGACCTGCATGAGCTGCTCTTGAAAGAGCGGTATTCCCAAGGTTTTCCGCAGCGCCGGCTCCAGCGACGGATGGTCGTAGGTGACCGGTTCCAGACCGTTGCGACGACGGATGTAGGGGTGTACCGAGCCGCCCTGGATGGGTCCGGGCCGGATCAGCGCGACCTCGACCACCAGGTCGTAGAACTCCCGCGGCTTGAGCCTGGGCAGCGTGGCCATCTGGGCGCGCGATTCGACCTGGAACACCCCGACGGAGTCGGCGCGCTGCAGCATCTCGTAGACCGCCGGCTCGGAGAGGTCCAGTTTGGCGAAGTCCACCTCGATGCCCTTGTGCTCGGCCAGCAGGTCCACCGCATAGTGCAGGGCGGAGAGCATGCCCAGGCCCAGCAGATCGAACTTCACCAGACCGATGGCCGCGCAGTCGTCCTTATCCCATTGCAGCACACTGCGGTTGGCCATCCGCGCCCATTCCACCGGGCAGACGTCGGCGATCGGCCGATCGCAGATGACCATCCCGCCGGAGTGGATGCCCATATGCCGCGGCAGGTTCTTGATCTCGGTGGCCAGCTCGATCACCTGCGCCGGGATGTCGGCCACGTCCGGCGCCTCGGCCAGGCCGTTCCACCGGCTGATCTGCTTGCTCCACGCATCCTGCTGGCCCTGCGAGAAGCCCAGTGCGCGGGCCATGTCCCGCACCGCGCTGCGGCCGCGGTAGGTGATGACGTTGGCGACCTGCGCGGCGTAGTCGCGGCCGTAGCGGTCGTAGACGTACTGGATCACCAGTTCCCGCTGATCCGATTCGATGTCGATGTCGATGT
This DNA window, taken from Mycolicibacterium sp. MU0050, encodes the following:
- a CDS encoding FHA domain-containing protein, yielding MTGPVAPALTVRFDGSQRTFAAGNDVVIGRDLRADVRIAHPLISRAHLVLRIDRGRWQAIDNGSLNGMYVHGRRVPAVDIADGMTINIGNPDGPLLSFELGRNTGSVGTPPPTAAVPVTRPPLATGPGGYPSQPSGPMYPTGGAAYRTGAPPSTPPPRPPYPTGPGAQSGYQSPPSQPVYPTSGTYPTGYPPSASQPVREQPQPANLPTQMGPAAAAPKSADGNLATSMLKILRPGRAPEVPAGGIKIGRATDNDIVIPDVLASRHHATLVPGAGGTQIVDNRSINGTFVNGQRVDSAVLNDGDVVTIGNVDLVFTGGTLARRSETEAATRTGGLEVRGLTWTIENNKTLLNNISIDARPGTLTAVIGPSGAGKSTFAKQVAGLTHPTSGTVTFEGHDIHADYASLRSRIGMVPQDDVVHGQLTVDQALMYAAELRLPPDTTEADRAQVVTQVLEELEMTQHRQTRVDKLSGGQRKRASVALELLTGPSLLILDEPTSGLDPALDRQVMTMLRQLADAGRVVLVVTHSLTYLDVCDQVLLLAPGGKTAFYGPPSQIGPELGTTNWADIFSTVAGDPDAAHHRYQQRTGPTPAQPAAATPTDLGAPAKTSLLRQFSTIARRQMRLIIADRGYFAFLALLPFIMGVLSLSVPGDVGFGIPDPMGDAPNEPGQILVLLNVGAIFMGTALTIRDLIGERAIFRREQAVGLSTTAYLLAKVCVYAVFAIVQSTIVTAITIMGKGAPTQGSIGLGNPTLDLFVVMGATTVTSAMVGLALSALARTSEQIMPLLVVAVMSQLVFSGGMIPVTDRLVLDQLSWVTPARWGFAASASTVDLIHLVPGPLTPKDALWEHNSSTWFFDMAMLALLSLAYMAFVRWKIRLKA
- a CDS encoding SgcJ/EcaC family oxidoreductase, giving the protein MNTTDEQHIRDLIAATTELWIAHDMPGWGRHFTEDADFVSHAGQWWTSRHDNVEGHLDIPDSVVPQKRNYVQRVESIAEVAAGVALVHTRWDWPDHRSPGSEAQDRAGIISYVVVRRDDRWRIRAAHNTRIS
- a CDS encoding pentapeptide repeat-containing protein, translated to MIWADREFSEQDFRDEDLAGLSTERVVFDSCDFSGVNLSESTHAGSAFRNCRFERATLWHSTFRNCSMMGSVFLNCRLRPATFDEVDFSLAVLGGADLRGVDLSGCRLREASLVDADLRKAVLRGADLSGVRTQGTRLDEADLRGARIDPTLWTTAGLRGAKIDVPQALAFAAAHGLTLAES
- a CDS encoding ATP/GTP-binding protein produces the protein MGYAHSERRDAVSTKIVIAGGFGVGKTTFVGSVSEIMPLRTEAMVTTASAGVDGLEATPSKATTTVAMDFGRITLDEDLVLYLFGTPGQRRFWFMWDDLVHGAIGAIVLVDTRRLEDSFAPIDFFENRKIPFIIAVNEFEGSQRFPVEEVREALALSERVPVITVDARDRTSAKNALIAVSEYALESLTATG
- a CDS encoding DUF742 domain-containing protein: MNMFERSVPAREASLVRPYMLTAGRTETSVELSLEAPIRTLESALHHRWPPNDMRGRIVTLCTKSPSVAEISALLDVPLGVARVLVGDLVTSGYLQVHATLTDRSTYDERRELIGRTLRGLRAL
- a CDS encoding roadblock/LC7 domain-containing protein, producing the protein MTYPQGSQHENPLDWLVSKFARDVPGVAHAVLVSVDGLLIAASEHLPPERADQLAAVTSGLASLSAGAAQLFDGGRVLQSVVEMDHGYVLIMQVGDGSQLATLASKSCDIGQVGYEMAILVERVGATVQSTRRRAPQRM